The region TGCTCAATCAGCCCGAGTCGGCCAAGGTCTATAAGGAAAAGGCCCAGAAGGTTCCATAATCCGGACGGCTTTCTGGAAATTTGAAAGGTGACGTGAGGCACTTCAGATGGGAAAGGAGAATGGCGGGGGCAGCAAAGGAGGGCCGAGCGGAGGGTACCGTTACTTTTTGTTGGGACTTCTCTTTTTTTCCCTTTACATGGTTTTTGGGGTCGTCAAGCCCTTTCTTCACACCCTTGTGTTTGCCGCTCTTCTGGCCGTTCTTTTCAGCCCCGTCCATAACCGTATATGCCAATGGGTCCGAGGGCGGCGCAATGTGGCCGCTCTGATCACGGTGCTGTTGGTGACCTTCGTCATAGCCATCCCGTTCATATTTTTTGTGTCCAGTCTTGTGGCCCAAGGCATCGATTCCGTGAATCGTGTCACGGAATGGATTCGCCAGGGAAATCTGCGCAAGCTGGCCGATCATCCCAGGATTCTGGAGAGCACTCAGTGGCTGGAGGCTCATTTGACGTTTGTGGATTTTCCCAGATTGAACCTGGAAGGCCATTTTTTGGCGGTCAGTAAGAATGTCGGGCGTTTTCTCATCAATCGAGGAGCGGCCTTGCTGGGCGATGTGGCCACAATGGTGACCCGCTTTTTCCTTCTGATTTTTTTTACATTCTACCTCCTTCGCGATGGAAAAACCATGATTCACGCCCTCAAGAAGGCCTCTCCGCTTCCAGATGAACAAGAAGACCGCATCTTACAAAAAATGCACGCCGTGGCACGCTCAGCTCTTTTGGGAAGTTTTCTGACCGCCGTCGCTCAGGGCGTCGCCGGTGGCATAGGGCTTAAGCTGGTGGGCATTCCTGGCCTCTTCTGGGGAACACTCATGGGCTTCACGTCGTTTATTCCCGTGGTGGGCACGGCTCTGGTGTGGGTCCCCGCGGTAGTGTATCTGGTCATTCTCGGCAAAATGGCCTCGGCCGTCTTTCTCACCTTGTGGTGCGTTGTCCTGGTGGGATCCATTGACAATTTTCTGCGACCCTTTTTCATGCGAGGCGAATCGGGCATGTCCACTTTTTACATTTTCCTGGCCATCTTGGGAGGGGTTCAATGGTTTGGGCTGGCCGGCGTCGTTTACGGTCCCCTGATTCTCGCCTTTGCCATGGTCATGCTCTACATTTACGAAGTGGAATATCGCGAGATGCTGCAACCCGTGCCGCGGGAAACCTATGCGGCTTCCGTAGCGGAGAGCGGGCCGACGGCCTCGGAGGAATCTTCCGGAAAAGAGTCCCGGTAAGGCGCGCACCCACCCGTGCCGGATATCATGGGCGGATTAAACAATGCATGGGGCGATTTTCTGGTCATCCATTGGGAGCGTGCCTGAGCACGGATCAGGGGGCGAGCGACGCAAGCCGCGCCACATGGAATGCTGGCTTGCGCCGCTCCTTCGGTGTGAGGCGAGGCATTTTTTGAGCACGAACTCGAGAATGATGGCATTCTCGGGCACGCAGCTAGAGGTTACCGTTGGCAAAAAAGCGGTTGAACGCGTTCACGTAGGCGCGCGCACTGGCTTCAATGACATCCGGGCTCGTGCCGATGCCCGAATAGACCGCGCCGTTGATTTCAACACGAACCATGGCTTCGCCTAA is a window of Desulfosoma caldarium DNA encoding:
- a CDS encoding AI-2E family transporter, giving the protein MGKENGGGSKGGPSGGYRYFLLGLLFFSLYMVFGVVKPFLHTLVFAALLAVLFSPVHNRICQWVRGRRNVAALITVLLVTFVIAIPFIFFVSSLVAQGIDSVNRVTEWIRQGNLRKLADHPRILESTQWLEAHLTFVDFPRLNLEGHFLAVSKNVGRFLINRGAALLGDVATMVTRFFLLIFFTFYLLRDGKTMIHALKKASPLPDEQEDRILQKMHAVARSALLGSFLTAVAQGVAGGIGLKLVGIPGLFWGTLMGFTSFIPVVGTALVWVPAVVYLVILGKMASAVFLTLWCVVLVGSIDNFLRPFFMRGESGMSTFYIFLAILGGVQWFGLAGVVYGPLILAFAMVMLYIYEVEYREMLQPVPRETYAASVAESGPTASEESSGKESR